In Erpetoichthys calabaricus chromosome 2, fErpCal1.3, whole genome shotgun sequence, a genomic segment contains:
- the stn1 gene encoding CST complex subunit STN1: MHSEPENTEEEPLPILWGLDPIFSAFAKLYIKDILELQESYRVPGIFFYKTHPVTKVDILGTVVHKREREDFFSYGVDDSTGVINCVCWKNTFWKEYTKPSTSNISYPTTAAFNVADQMRKLQQVVQRQSCLEIGDVIRVRGHIKNSRQQREIIACTYYKVEDPTFAHQISWMLEVPQLYRHFYDKPFQNAFISSDKKEYLSLTGLVGQLTEKLKEFLQETKVHTFSLKDLETVESLVKLASLPVNPQNTAAGGLVSKQVHSLFRQAVQMLQESGLVFQKFCFPEEIFQVTEQDKELCKLTKQIIKEDSKKEKYAEKGCHFNHIFSCVRQSYNSNISEAAMQQVLSILECESEVIRTTDNHYASF; this comes from the exons ATGCATTCTGAACCAGAAAATACAGAGGAAGAACCCTTGCCTATTCTTTGGGGACTGGATCCCATTTTCAGTGCATTTGCAAAGCTCTACATCAAGGATATACTGGAACTTCAAGAATCGTACAGAGTGCCTG gcattttcttttataaaactcATCCAGTAACTAAAGTAGACATTTTGGGAACAGTTGTCCACAAGAGAGAACGAGAAGACTTCTTTTCTTATGGGG TGGATGACAGCACTGGAGTCATCAATTGTGTCTGCTGGAAGAACACGTTCTGGAAAGAGTACACAAAACCAAGTACAT CAAATATTTCATATCCCACAACAGCGGCATTTAATGTGGCCGATCAGATGAGGAAATTGCAGCAGGTGGTACAGCGGCAGTCCTGCCTTGAAATTGGTGATGTGATCAGAGTCAGAGGTCACATAAAGAATTCAAGACAGCAACGAGAAATTATCGCCTGTACTTATT ATAAAGTGGAAGACCCAACATTTGCTCACCAAATTTCTTGGATGTTAGAAGTCCCCCAGCTCTATCGACATTTTTATGACAAACCCTTCCAAAATGCTTTTAtcagttcagacaa GAAAGAATATCTTTCATTGACTGGCCTGGTGGGACAGCTAACAGAGAAGCTGAAAGAATTTTTGCAGGAGACAAAAGTGCACACTTTCTCTCTTAAAGACCTAGAAACTGTTGAATCTTTGGTAAAACTGGCTAGCCTTCCTGTTAACCCTCAG aacACCGCAGCTGGGGGCTTAGTCTCTAAACAGGTGCACAGTCTGTTTAGGCAAGCTGTTCAGATGTTGCAGGAGTCGGGTCTGGTCTTCCAGAAATTTTGTTTTCCAGaagagatttttcag gTAACCGAACAGGATAAGGAGCTATGTAAGCTAACAAAGCAAATAATTAAGGAGGACTCTAAAAAGGAGAAAT ATGCTGAGAAAGGCTGCCATTTCAATCATATTTTCTCATGTGTGAGACAAAGCTACAATTCCAATATTAGTGAAGCAGCCATGCAACAAGTCCTTAGTATTCTGGAATGTGAAAGTGAGGTGATCAGAACAACGGACAACCACTATGCAAGCTTCTGA